Sequence from the Egibacter rhizosphaerae genome:
GGCTGGCTCGGGATCGTGGCGCCGCTGGGCGTCTGGGCCGCCCTCGCGAGCACCGCGTCGACCGCACGCGCGGGCGCCGGGGCGATCGCCGCCGCGGCGCTCGTGGTCGCGGCGTTGTCGGGCTCGCTGCAGGGCGTGGTGGCCGGCGGGCTCGCGGCAGCGGTCGTGCTGGTCGGCGGCGCGGCCCTGCTCCGCGGCGCTCGTGCGGCCCGTCGGGTGGGGCTGCTGGTCGTGGCGGCGCTGCTCGGCTCGGCGCTCGCCGGGGTCACGACCGGTGCCTGGGCGAGCGCCCGGGTGTCGCTCGCCAACCGTTTCGAGATCTGGGAGGTCGCGCTGCGGATCGTCGCGGATCACCCGTGGCGCGGGGTCGGTCTCGCCGGGTTCCGTGGCCATTTCGCCGCCTACCAGGCGGCCGAGAGCGCCGCCGCCCGCGGGCTCGACCGGATCGCGGACAGCCCGCACAGCGTCCCCCTCGACCTGCTCGTGTCCGGCGGGGCACCCCTCCTGGTCACGTGGCTCGCCCTGGTGGGCCTCGTGGCCCACGCCCTCGTGCGCACGTGGCGGCGCGGCGGGACCGCGGACCGTCTCCGGACGCTCGGCCTCGGCGCCGCCGGCGCGGCCTACCTCGCGCAGGCCGCGGTCTCGCTGGACGTTGCTCCGCTCGCGGTCACCGGCGCGCTCGTCGCCGGGCTCGCGCTCGGTGGGACGCCGGGGCCGCCGGATCCGCTCGTGTCCCTCCGCGCGCCGGCCGGCCTCGTGCGCGCGGCGGGGGCCGTCGTGCTCGCGCTCGTGGCCGCCGTAGGGGTCGCGGCGACCCTGCCCTGGCGCGCCGACGTGCACGCCGCCCAGGCGGCGCGGGCGGGGGAGCAGAACATCGCGGTCGAGGGCTACGCGAGGGCCGCGTCGCTCGCGCCGTGGGAACCGAGCCACGCCTCCCGGCTCGGCGGGGCGCACGTCGCGTCCGGGGACCTCGAGGCCGGTCTCCGGGCCTACGAGGAGGCCGTGCGACGCGATCCCCGTGCGGTAGCCGCGCACCTCAACATCGGCCGCCTCGCCGTCGCGCTCGACGCCCCGGAGCGAGCCGACGCGGCCTACGCGCGGGCCGTCGTCCTGCACCCACGCACCGGGCGTGTGCTGGCCGAAGCCGGCCGGCACGCGCTCGAGCGCGACCGGCCGCAGGAAGCCGCCGATCTGCTCGAACGGTCGCTCGCGGTGGGCGACGAGGACCCCGAGCGCTGGCGGGACCTCGCCGCGGCGCTCGAGGCCGCGGGGGAGTCCGACGCTGCCGAGGCCGCTCGCTCGCGGGC
This genomic interval carries:
- a CDS encoding O-antigen ligase family protein, which gives rise to MIGAARPSAVSAPPGSTAPAAPDRWALAAGAVPALVVLVMWPGLENPFLTPKAVLAVLGGLGLAAAVAFGGLRGGRVHRPRGVLLVVVAAHAAALVTAAAAHERPLLATVGHAGRHLGLAVALAALVLLLAAIVAGRRAPLTAIAPLLVAAIPAIGYAIVQAIGADPFPWALVEGGPPVFAFLGNTNFFSGWLGIVAPLGVWAALASTASTARAGAGAIAAAALVVAALSGSLQGVVAGGLAAAVVLVGGAALLRGARAARRVGLLVVAALLGSALAGVTTGAWASARVSLANRFEIWEVALRIVADHPWRGVGLAGFRGHFAAYQAAESAAARGLDRIADSPHSVPLDLLVSGGAPLLVTWLALVGLVAHALVRTWRRGGTADRLRTLGLGAAGAAYLAQAAVSLDVAPLAVTGALVAGLALGGTPGPPDPLVSLRAPAGLVRAAGAVVLALVAAVGVAATLPWRADVHAAQAARAGEQNIAVEGYARAASLAPWEPSHASRLGGAHVASGDLEAGLRAYEEAVRRDPRAVAAHLNIGRLAVALDAPERADAAYARAVVLHPRTGRVLAEAGRHALERDRPQEAADLLERSLAVGDEDPERWRDLAAALEAAGESDAAEAARSRARASE